Below is a window of Candidatus Eisenbacteria bacterium DNA.
ACTTGTGGCACTCGATACCATGTTCATGTAAGTTTATGCATAAAGCAGGCTAGGTCCCTCAGTCAACCCCTTCTCGGAATGGGACGGGAAGCGCTACCTGTTTACCAGCGTGAACCTTATTGGCACAGCCACCCAGACAGCAACAGGCCTGTTGTTGTTGAATGCCGGCTTCCAAAGAGTCTTCATCACTGCCTGTTTGGCGGCATCATCGAGCATCGGGATGGACTTGACGATTATGACGCTCCTGACCTTGCCATCCTTCCCTATGAGTGCATTCACAATGACCTGCCCCTCAAGCTGAGCCTCCCTGGCCATGTCGGGATAAATCGGCTGCGGCCCAACTATCATCTGCGGTACTTCCTCCACATAAACAAAATCAGTAGCGCTGGGCATCACTTCAGGGATGTCAGTGATTACCAGCGAGTCTCCTCCACTCCCTGTCATGACCGCCGGGGCCATCTGGGAGAGCTCTGCCTGAGTTGCTATCGTTTGTTCCGGCGCTCTCGCATCAGGCACAGGCACGGGAATACCGACAGAAGGACCTGACGGCGCAGCCACAGCCACGGCCGCAGGAGGAGGAGCACCGCTCAGAGACGGAGGCGCACCAAGCTCAGTGTACTTCACGAGTCTCACGCTGAACACCTTCTTTGGCCTCGACATTATCTTCATCCCGACCAGTAGTGAACCGACTATGAAAAGGTGGAGCACACAGGAAAAAATCACTGCCTTCGTGAGGAACTTTCCGTAGTTGACCTTAAGTTCATGGAACGACATAATCCCTGGAAGAACGGGATAATCGGAAGCAGCCTTCGCTCTCACTGGAGCTCCTCCACCTCCTTCTTTTCAGCATCTTCAAGTGGCGCCAAACTGAACCGGTCTATGCCGGCGAGTCCAAGTTCATCAAGCGTGTCAACCATTACAGAATACTTGCAGGCTCTGTCAATTTTAACCAGAGTGATGAGCTTGGGATTCTTCTTGATCTCCTCGTCAAGGACTTTCCCAATGCCTTTGAGGTCAGTAGTTTTGAATGGATCCGTTGCTACTGCCCAGAAGATAACTCCGTCGCCAATGATTCTCATGGTGAGGACGTTCGATTCAGGAACCTCAACCTTTGCCTTACTCGGAGGCAAGTTTATCTCCAAGGCCTGGGGAGCCCGGAAAACGGTCGTGACCATAAAAAAGATGAGAAGAAGGAACGCAATATCCACCATCGGGGTCATGTCGATCCGGATTTGTATTCTTCTCTTCACCCTCTTAAGGCCGCCAGGCTTCTTGCCGGCCTTCGGTGCTGCAACATCTACTGCACCCATACTCTCTCCTTTTGATTAGCCTGTCCGGAGTCTATATCTTCATCCTCTCAACCTCAAGCTCTGTCACAAGATTGAACCTGATCGTGTTTGTCTCCTGGAGCACGTCCATGACATCGATCACAGTCCCGTATTCAGCGTCCTTGTCGGTCTTAACTACGAATCTCAGCCCCGGACTCCTCATACGCGCATTTATGACGGCATTAGCAAGCTCCCCCATCGTGATGTTCTCAGCAGGAAGCGAATTAAGTGAAACAAAAAGTCGCGAGTCTTTGGTTATCGTGAGAATCAGGACGTTCGATTCAGGAACTTTGATGGCCGAATGAGAAGACGGAAGCACTATCTGCACTTCCTCCGCCGGCTTGAACTGCGTCGTGGCCATGAAGAATATGAGCAATAGGAATGCGATATCCACCATGGGCGTCATGTCGATCTTGATTCCTATTCTTCTCTTTGGCTTACGCGCTGGCATTTTTCTCTCCCTCTCTTGACGACAGGAGCTGAACAACTTCGTAGCTGGCCTCATCCATCATGTAGTTGAAGTTGTCCACCTTTGTTACGAAGTAATTGTAGGCGACTATCGCAGCTATTGCGATGAAAAGCCCGCCTGCTGTGTTGATCAGCGCCTCAGAGATACCCTGGGCAAGCTGAATGGCATCGGGAGCACCAGCGTGGGCCATGGCCCTGAATGCTCTGATCATTCCGATGGTAGTCCCAAGGAGACCCACCATTGTCCCGATGGACGCTATGGTCGAAAGGGCAATCAGATTCCTCTCCAGTAGAGGAACTTCAAGCATATTCGCCTCTTCCATAGCTCTCTGGGTCTCACTCAGATGCTTGTCCTTTGTGAGCTTTTCAGGAATCAACAGGCCAAACTTGTCAAGTCCCGCCTTGAGCACGTTCGCGCAGGAACCCTTCTGCTCGCTGCACAGTGCAGATGCCTTGGCGAGTTCTCCCTTGTCAAGAAGACCCCTCAACCTGCTCAGGAACGGCGGCAACGGCCCCTTCCCTCTTGCTTTCCTCAACGTGAAACTTCTTTCAAACATATAGGCTACACTTATGATCGACAGCGCGATGAGCAGAACAACGAGAGGTCCGCCTTTCTTGACATACTCAGGGAGTTGCATAAAAATGACCGTCGCGATAGCGAAGGCCCCAACATAAACCGCTATCATGAAAATCCGCT
It encodes the following:
- a CDS encoding energy transducer TonB, with product MRAKAASDYPVLPGIMSFHELKVNYGKFLTKAVIFSCVLHLFIVGSLLVGMKIMSRPKKVFSVRLVKYTELGAPPSLSGAPPPAAVAVAAPSGPSVGIPVPVPDARAPEQTIATQAELSQMAPAVMTGSGGDSLVITDIPEVMPSATDFVYVEEVPQMIVGPQPIYPDMAREAQLEGQVIVNALIGKDGKVRSVIIVKSIPMLDDAAKQAVMKTLWKPAFNNNRPVAVWVAVPIRFTLVNR
- a CDS encoding biopolymer transporter ExbD — translated: MGAVDVAAPKAGKKPGGLKRVKRRIQIRIDMTPMVDIAFLLLIFFMVTTVFRAPQALEINLPPSKAKVEVPESNVLTMRIIGDGVIFWAVATDPFKTTDLKGIGKVLDEEIKKNPKLITLVKIDRACKYSVMVDTLDELGLAGIDRFSLAPLEDAEKKEVEELQ
- a CDS encoding biopolymer transporter ExbD, which translates into the protein MPARKPKRRIGIKIDMTPMVDIAFLLLIFFMATTQFKPAEEVQIVLPSSHSAIKVPESNVLILTITKDSRLFVSLNSLPAENITMGELANAVINARMRSPGLRFVVKTDKDAEYGTVIDVMDVLQETNTIRFNLVTELEVERMKI
- a CDS encoding MotA/TolQ/ExbB proton channel family protein, which produces MKQRIFMIAVYVGAFAIATVIFMQLPEYVKKGGPLVVLLIALSIISVAYMFERSFTLRKARGKGPLPPFLSRLRGLLDKGELAKASALCSEQKGSCANVLKAGLDKFGLLIPEKLTKDKHLSETQRAMEEANMLEVPLLERNLIALSTIASIGTMVGLLGTTIGMIRAFRAMAHAGAPDAIQLAQGISEALINTAGGLFIAIAAIVAYNYFVTKVDNFNYMMDEASYEVVQLLSSREGEKNASA